The following proteins come from a genomic window of Edaphobacter sp. 4G125:
- a CDS encoding ROK family protein: MRSAERSTKQQFRSARNGVIASLLRSVQLSRSELSEITGVSPAAITEVTQVLLQRGLLAELPSLSTNGRRGRPIVQLQLQASHCYFVGISVGESSMPMVLTNLRGEVVEHHNLPACKTPSDLVKAASNAFQKILISSRIPRSRIQGIGITISGIVDAKEGVCRYSAALNWRDVPVAQLIATALRIPAWIDNDANAIAMGERFFGKARDMEHFSSIVLGRTIGSAHFMHGMLYRGHTDSAGEIGHITVTPRGTLCRCGRRGCLDTIAGGFALRDAAKSAGLSIRTMRELEEMALHGNAKAVKLLRNAGTSLGIAVASLVHLNNPQCVLFMDFEGFGNGVFRTATRQAIENNVMARFLSATQVIFSDADRNLLPRSAASIAAFEYLNSL, translated from the coding sequence GTGCGTTCAGCAGAAAGATCGACAAAGCAACAGTTCCGTTCAGCCCGCAATGGTGTTATCGCCAGCCTCCTACGCTCTGTGCAGCTCTCCCGCTCAGAACTCAGCGAGATCACGGGAGTAAGTCCGGCGGCGATCACTGAAGTGACCCAAGTGCTGCTGCAACGAGGCTTACTGGCAGAACTCCCGTCCTTATCGACCAATGGGCGGCGCGGACGCCCCATCGTACAACTCCAGCTGCAGGCGTCACACTGCTACTTTGTCGGGATATCCGTGGGGGAATCGTCCATGCCCATGGTACTCACAAATCTTCGCGGAGAAGTCGTTGAGCATCATAATTTACCTGCGTGCAAAACTCCTTCGGATCTGGTCAAAGCTGCCAGCAATGCTTTCCAGAAGATTCTCATCTCATCAAGGATTCCACGAAGCCGCATTCAGGGAATCGGTATTACCATCTCCGGGATAGTGGATGCTAAAGAAGGTGTATGCCGCTACTCAGCCGCATTGAATTGGCGGGACGTTCCCGTAGCTCAGTTGATCGCAACGGCTCTCCGGATTCCGGCCTGGATCGATAATGACGCCAACGCCATTGCGATGGGTGAAAGGTTTTTTGGTAAAGCTCGCGATATGGAACACTTCTCAAGCATTGTCCTGGGACGAACGATCGGCTCCGCTCATTTCATGCATGGGATGCTCTATCGCGGCCATACGGATAGCGCAGGCGAGATTGGACACATCACGGTTACTCCCAGAGGAACTCTTTGCAGATGCGGCCGCAGGGGATGTCTCGATACGATCGCTGGCGGTTTTGCTCTTCGCGACGCAGCAAAGTCTGCCGGGCTCTCCATTCGGACTATGCGAGAACTCGAAGAGATGGCTCTTCATGGAAACGCGAAAGCCGTAAAATTGCTCCGCAACGCGGGGACATCTCTGGGCATCGCGGTTGCATCCCTCGTTCATTTGAATAATCCACAGTGCGTTCTGTTCATGGATTTTGAAGGCTTCGGCAATGGAGTCTTCCGTACAGCAACGCGTCAGGCAATCGAAAACAATGTCATGGCGCGCTTTCTTAGCGCGACGCAGGTTATTTTTAGCGACGCCGACCGAAACCTTCTGCCTCGCAGCGCGGCTTCTATTGCCGCCTTCGAATATCTGAACTCCCTCTAG